The sequence below is a genomic window from Streptomyces sp. V1I1.
AGACATGCCCGTAGTCCGCGGCCTTGATCAGCAGGCCGTGCAGCAGATAGCCGCAGATCGTGCCCGTGCCCAGCACCGTGAACCACATCCTGCGGCGCGGCACCCACGCCAGGAACCCGGCCGTGAGCAGCACCGCGCACCCGAAGAACGCCAGGGTCATCACAATCCCCGACCACCACGGCACACCCAGGTCCTGCGCGCTGCTGGACCGGTAGAACCAGCCCAGATCCATCCGGGGAGCGGCCCAGTACGCGAAGACGCCCGCGCCCGCGAAGAGCGGCAGCGCCAGCAGCCGCACCTCGCGCCGCCGCACCAGTTGGAAGTGCTCGGGCTTCAGACACAGCCCGAGCACGAAGAACGGCAGGAACTGCAGCACACGCTGGAGATTGAGGTCCGCCCCGATGTTCGGCGTCAGCGCGGCGAGCGAGGCCAGGGCGAGCGCGACCGGCAGCGGCCACCGGATCAGCCGCCACAGCGGCGTCGTCAGCCGCCAGATGAACAGGGCGACCAGGAACCAGGTCAGATAGAACGGGTCGAGCAGGCTGATCGGCTGCTCGGGGGCGTGCTGCGCCCATCGCCGGAAGAGGGAGTAGACCACCTCGAAGACGATGTACGGCACGGCGATCCCGGTCACCATGCGTCTGAGCTGGTCGGGCCTGCCGGTGTAGCTCCGCGAGAAGTACCCGGAGACGAGGATGAAGGCCGGCATGTGGAAGGTGTAGACGAGCATGTACAGCGCCCGGGAGACGCGGCTGCCCTCCATCACAGGCTCCCATGCGTGGGCGACGGCCACGAGCACGATGGCCAGATACTTCGCGTTGTCGAAGTAGGCGTCTCGCCTGGTGGACTTCGCGGCAGCCTTCTCGGCAGGCGCCGTGACGGCCTGTGTGGCCGTCTTCTGCGTCGTAGGGACGGGCTCCGACTCCCGGGCCTGGGGGAGCGGGGCCCTCTGATATTCATGCGGAGCGTGGAACATCTGAGGCACCCTAGCCTCGCCGATTCGATTTCGTAAAACCCTCTACGGACGCGCCCCATTCGAATCTGAAACGGCCACCAACCGACCACTATGCCCCAATTAATCCCCCTTAAATGGGGCATATCGTCACGTTCATGTGACCACGT
It includes:
- a CDS encoding acyltransferase family protein, with the translated sequence MFHAPHEYQRAPLPQARESEPVPTTQKTATQAVTAPAEKAAAKSTRRDAYFDNAKYLAIVLVAVAHAWEPVMEGSRVSRALYMLVYTFHMPAFILVSGYFSRSYTGRPDQLRRMVTGIAVPYIVFEVVYSLFRRWAQHAPEQPISLLDPFYLTWFLVALFIWRLTTPLWRLIRWPLPVALALASLAALTPNIGADLNLQRVLQFLPFFVLGLCLKPEHFQLVRRREVRLLALPLFAGAGVFAYWAAPRMDLGWFYRSSSAQDLGVPWWSGIVMTLAFFGCAVLLTAGFLAWVPRRRMWFTVLGTGTICGYLLHGLLIKAADYGHVFEANAWLSTPGGEIVVTLVAAGAVTLLCTPPVRRVMRCVTEPEMAWAFRRDVTELGPRR